One window from the genome of Sandaracinaceae bacterium encodes:
- a CDS encoding tyrosine-type recombinase/integrase gives MGEVRDRMEQDLFLRGVAANTRETYLRYAKQFVAFHRRDPRALDTEEVRAWVMHLRRAGRAPRSINVALSALRFLFGVTLRRPEVMHSIRRVVEHDKQPAILSGSEVQRLLDAIERPRDRALVMLLYGSGLRISEALSLTITDVDSGRGVLTIRHTKGRRDRIVPLPAVTLEALREWMRLRRHRSEGLFPGRKGRASLTREAVHALLRLAAVRAGLTKRVYPHLLRHSFATHLLELGADIRTVQVLLGHRSILSTTRYTHLSEARRQSLVNPLAVLGTPDGARLA, from the coding sequence ATGGGCGAAGTACGAGATCGAATGGAGCAGGACCTGTTCCTGCGAGGCGTTGCCGCGAACACGCGGGAGACCTACCTGCGGTACGCAAAGCAGTTCGTGGCGTTCCACAGGCGCGACCCGCGGGCGCTGGACACGGAGGAGGTGCGCGCATGGGTGATGCACCTTCGACGAGCGGGCCGGGCTCCGAGGAGCATCAACGTGGCGCTCAGCGCGCTGCGCTTTCTCTTTGGGGTGACGTTGCGTCGCCCCGAAGTCATGCACTCGATCCGTCGCGTGGTGGAGCACGACAAGCAGCCCGCCATCCTCTCTGGGAGCGAGGTGCAGCGGCTGCTCGACGCCATCGAGCGCCCTCGCGACCGCGCCCTCGTCATGCTGCTCTACGGCTCGGGGCTGCGCATCTCCGAGGCGCTGTCGCTGACGATAACCGACGTCGACTCGGGACGCGGTGTGCTGACCATCCGCCACACCAAGGGGCGTCGTGACCGCATCGTGCCGCTGCCGGCCGTCACGCTCGAGGCGCTGCGTGAGTGGATGCGTCTGCGTCGACACCGGAGCGAGGGTCTGTTTCCAGGGCGCAAGGGTCGGGCGTCGCTGACGCGCGAGGCGGTGCACGCCCTGCTGCGGCTCGCGGCCGTGCGCGCGGGTCTGACCAAGCGCGTCTATCCGCACTTGCTGCGTCACAGCTTTGCGACGCACTTGCTCGAGCTCGGCGCGGACATCCGCACGGTGCAGGTGCTGCTGGGGCACCGCTCCATCTTGAGCACCACCCGCTACACGCACTTGTCCGAAGCGCGCCGTCAGTCGCTCGTGAATCCATTGGCCGTGCTCGGGACGCCAGACGGGGCACGACTCGCGTAG
- a CDS encoding transposase: protein MAHEHGSVARREPGLSVGEIARAHGERVRQEHALSPEQHQVLRAIERCRTAALGGHLHKCPGCDYEQPRYNSCRNRHCPGCQSLSQLRWLEARRERILDVGYFHVVFTIPEPLRALFARERRAMYGLLMEAARRSLLTMAADPKRLGALPAITLVLHTWTRELLYHPHVHAVVSAGGYDLAGHRWVSVRRNGRYLFPVRALAKLVRGIVREAVLQALDAGTLVLPPHEVEPVRRALFETRWHVYAKAPFAGAQQVFAYLGRYTHRVGISNARLIRYDGEAVTFATKDGLSCTLHAVDFLGRLLRHTLPRGFHKIRHAGLVSTSHVRSGTLARAQATLGNTIGSARVAETSERASPRTWVELMLALNACDPLQCPRCGTPLLVLPLPIEAGPSRLDSS from the coding sequence ATGGCGCACGAGCACGGGTCTGTGGCCCGGCGCGAGCCTGGGCTGAGCGTGGGTGAGATCGCGCGCGCTCACGGAGAGCGCGTGCGCCAAGAGCACGCGCTGAGCCCGGAGCAGCACCAAGTGCTGCGGGCCATCGAGCGCTGTCGGACGGCGGCGCTCGGCGGGCATCTGCACAAGTGCCCCGGCTGCGACTACGAGCAGCCTCGCTACAACTCGTGCCGCAATCGGCACTGCCCGGGGTGCCAGAGCCTGTCGCAGCTGCGGTGGCTCGAGGCGAGGCGCGAACGCATCCTCGACGTGGGCTACTTCCACGTGGTCTTCACCATCCCCGAGCCCCTGCGCGCGCTGTTCGCGCGCGAGCGCCGGGCCATGTACGGGCTGCTGATGGAAGCGGCGCGCCGCAGCCTGCTCACGATGGCGGCCGACCCGAAGCGTCTCGGCGCGCTGCCCGCCATCACGCTGGTGTTGCACACGTGGACCCGCGAGCTGCTCTACCACCCGCACGTGCACGCCGTGGTCAGCGCCGGCGGCTACGACCTCGCCGGACACCGGTGGGTCTCGGTGCGCCGCAACGGCCGGTACCTCTTCCCCGTGAGGGCTCTCGCCAAGCTCGTCCGAGGCATCGTGCGCGAAGCCGTCCTGCAGGCGCTCGACGCGGGCACGCTGGTGTTGCCGCCTCACGAGGTGGAGCCCGTGCGGCGCGCGCTCTTCGAGACGAGGTGGCACGTCTACGCGAAGGCGCCGTTCGCGGGGGCGCAGCAGGTCTTCGCGTACCTCGGGCGCTACACGCACCGCGTCGGCATCTCGAACGCGCGCCTCATCCGCTACGACGGCGAGGCCGTGACCTTCGCCACCAAGGACGGCCTCAGCTGCACCCTCCACGCCGTGGACTTCCTGGGCCGTCTCTTGCGCCACACCTTGCCCAGGGGCTTCCACAAGATCCGTCACGCCGGCCTCGTCTCCACCAGCCACGTTCGATCGGGAACCCTCGCTCGCGCACAGGCCACTCTCGGCAACACCATAGGGTCGGCACGCGTGGCGGAGACCAGTGAGCGAGCGAGTCCGCGCACCTGGGTCGAGCTCATGCTGGCGCTCAACGCGTGCGACCCCTTGCAGTGTCCGCGCTGCGGCACGCCGCTGCTCGTGCTCCCCTTGCCGATAGAGGCGGGACCTTCGAGGCTCGACTCGTCATGA
- the tnpB gene encoding IS66 family insertion sequence element accessory protein TnpB has protein sequence MLSLPPTVRVFVAVEPIDMRGSFDSLAGAVRRLGLDPVDGHLYLFMNKRRRIAKALWFDGSGWCVLAKRLEAGSFQVPVLDGAQTQVQIDGTAFASLLAGIDFTAARQGWYRRARADVGR, from the coding sequence GTGCTGAGCCTGCCGCCGACGGTGCGCGTGTTCGTGGCAGTGGAGCCCATCGACATGCGCGGCTCGTTCGACTCGCTGGCGGGCGCGGTGCGTCGGCTGGGGCTCGACCCGGTGGATGGGCACCTGTATTTGTTCATGAACAAGCGTCGACGGATCGCCAAAGCCTTGTGGTTCGATGGGTCGGGCTGGTGCGTTCTGGCGAAGCGACTCGAGGCCGGAAGCTTCCAGGTCCCCGTCCTCGATGGTGCCCAAACACAGGTGCAGATCGACGGAACCGCGTTCGCGTCGCTGCTCGCGGGCATCGACTTCACGGCGGCGCGGCAGGGCTGGTATCGACGGGCACGAGCGGACGTTGGTAGGTAG